The sequence TTAGAGATAATCTTATAACTCACATTACAAAGACTGATCGGTCTAAATTCCGTCATCCGTTGAGGCCTTTCGTTTTTaggaatgagacaaatatttgtttcattcaaTCGCGGATCAAAGCGATCCGTAcgaaaaaactttttaatcaaAGCCACCAAGTCCTCTTTTAGGGAAGCCTAGAACCTCTGGAAAAACAAGGCTGTCATCCCATCAGGTCCTGGTGTTTTCTCGGGGTGCATCGCAAACAAAGCCCTGTGAATCTCTGCTTCcgtaatttcctttattaaaatCCTGTTCATCCTATCTTAAATCAATGTGGGAACTTCCTGTAGCATCTGGTAAATCCCCCTCACATCAGACCGCTTAAAAAGATCAGCAAAATATTTAGTCGCAATATCCTCCATATCAGAGTCTGATTCCGTCCATACATTCTCAGGACTGAATAAGCCAGAGATCCTATTCCTAGCCCGCTGCTGTTTCGTAGAAGCGTGAAAGTACTTAGTATTTTTGTCACCAACCCGTAACCAGAACTTCCGACTCTTCTGTTGCCAATAAACCTCCTCATCCCGGTATGCCTCCTTCAGTTTCCTCTCTATATTATGGATCTCTTCTTGCGAAATCGAGTCATCCATTTTTGCCTCCTGTAAGGCTGCCTTCAAGGAGGAGATAAGCGTGGGCCCAAAAGAAACATTGTTCTTCCGCCACCAAGAAATAGAATTACGACAATTCTTTAACTTGTCCACAAATACCGGTATCCGAAAATTTTTTGTACGATTCCACCCAGACTCCACCGCCCCAGATAACCCATCCTTGCCTAGCCAACGCTTGTTAAACCGAAATTGACGTTGCCGCCGAAAATCCGTTTTAAAGCAGGTGGCCAAAATAGGATAGTGATCAGAGGCAATCATCTCTAAATAATCAACCTTTGAACGTGGGAAAAGACAATGCCAATCCTCATTAGATAAAGCACGATCTAGGCGGCAGCGGACGATCTGATTATTTCGTCTATTACCTCTCCAGTATAGCTGCTCACCATAACAGGAAAACTCTAGCATTCCGCAATGTCGGATCATAGAATTAAAGGGTACAAATGAGGATATTGGTCTTAAAGCACCACCACTTTTCTCATGATTCCCAACAAGTTCATTAAAATCGCCAATCATTAACCATGGGTCAATTCGATACGAACCAATATCAATTAACTTGTCCCAAACCTTATGTCTATGTTGAGGAACTGGATCCccataaacaaaagtcaaaaatacCGTCTGTTGTCCCACAAAGGCTTGAACATCGATTAACCGATTactttcaaataaaatagaaagttttatttcattcatataaaaaatagcTAACCCACCACGGGAGCCGCAGGGATCAACCGAATACAAATTATCATAACCAAATTTATTCTGAAACTTTCGTAAATaagaataacatttttttgtttctgataaaaataaaatatctggaCGGTGTTTCTTCCACAAATCTCCCAAGTACTCCTCTGTCAAGTCTGTCCCAAtaccctgacagttccaactcatgACCTTCACGTTTGAGCCGGTGGTTTCGGGAGAgaaggtatttaaaaaaaaattaaaaggtttttaaaaggtttgtttataaggtttttataaaacatttacaAAGTTTTGACAAGGTTTTAcattataaggcttttataaagtttttaaatcatttaaaacccttataaaagccttgtaaaaattttttggcggaaaattttttTATCGAAATTTTTCATCAAGTTTTTTTCGaagaaaaaacttttgtggaaattttttttcgaaaattttttggcgggaaaacatgTCGGACATTTTTTTTGCTGaaaatttttgttctttattttattgattaaaatatttttcatgtaagggtaaaatgatcattaaaattaaaagagggcaatgaaaatgacaaaaaagtatttttgaaaaagtgtatattaaaaagatacttctaacaaattctcaattaatttttaatattcttttttaggtttgaattctctattttatatttaagatatagttttgagagattagaGTTTAatatttagagtttagaatttataatttaattattttatacataaaagagatagttttgtaaataaataacataagagatattttaaaaaaatgacataaaaatatatttttgaaaatcctccaactaattaatatcattatataaaataattttgttaatttatatataattataaaataagaaatattatagttccattatttttaaatcataaatattatacTGTACAGTGtataaagtaaataataaaagaaaaaattaaggcTTGCTCGATACTCATCGCTAAGTGGAGAAGTCAAAGTTTGCTTCTACGAGATACAAAGTATACAACACATGTGCATAGAGACAAAACACAGAGACAACCAAATATGACGAAATAGAATAACAAAACACCAAAGCAAAAGATGGCGTATGCAAAGACGTTACATTCCCAAAAttttcatatcttcttctaCGTACACGTGTGTGTTATATATATCTCGATATGAACGAAACTGGAAGAACAACtcagacaaagaaagaaagtcCCAAGCTAGACAAGAAACCCTCTTTGTTTTGTCTGATCACATGACATATTTCAGTTCTTAAATCTTCAGAAATTTTTCCAttcttgttttgctttcttttgattttctatctTCATCCCAAAACCAATAATTTTGGTTACTACGAACCAAACATGAACAGAGAGAAAATTCATATTTTGTTCTTCCCCTTCATGGCTCATGGTCACATGATTCCAGTTCTAGACATGGCCAAGCTTTTCGCAAGCAGAGGAGCCAAATCAACCCTCCTCACAACTCCAATCAATGCTAAGATCTTGGAGAAACCTATTGAAGCATTCAAAGTTCAAAATCCTGACTTCGAAATCGGAATCAAGATCTTCAACTTCCCTTGTGTAGAGCTAGGATTGCCTGAAGGATGCGAGAACGGTGACTTCATCAACTCATACCAAAAATCTGACTCAGGTGACTTGTTCGTGAAGTTTATTCTCTCTACTAAGTATATGAAACATCAGTTGGAGAATTTCATTGAAACAACCAAATCAAGTGCTCTTGTGGCCGATATGTTCTTCCCTTGGGCGACAGAATCTGCTGAGAAGTTCGGTGTGCCAAGACTTGTGTTCCACGGCACGTCAGTCTTTGCCTTGTGTTGTTCGTATAACATGAGGATTCATAAGCCTCACAAGAAAGTCGCTACGAGTTCTACTCCTTTTGTAATCCCAGGTCTTCCAGGGGAGGAGATAGTAATGACAACAGACCAAGCCAATGTTGTTTTTGACGAAGAAAGTCCATTTGGAAAGTTTTGGAAAGAGGTCAGGGAATCAGAGATTAGTAGTTTTGGTGTTTTGGTGAATAGCTTCTACGAGTTGGAATCTGCTTATGCTGATTTTTACAGTAGTTCTGTGGTGAAAAGAGTTTGGCATATTGGTCCGCTTTCGCTATCTAACAAAGAGTTTGCCGAGAAAGCCGGAAGAGGGAAAAAGGCAACCATTGATGAGGAAGAATGCCTCAAATGGCTCGACTCTAAGACACCTGGTTCAGTAGTTTACATGTCCTTTGGCAGCCGAACTAGCTTCACCAACGAACAGCTGTTAGAGATCGCTTCCGGTCTTGAAAGCTCTGGCCAAAACTTCATCTGGGTGGTTAGGAAAAATGAAAACCAAGGTAATTTCTTCATCCTCAACCATTGGTCTGTATCAGTATATATTTCCTTCATCAATGTTAACATGTGTTTATATTTTCCTATTGCCAAATGTGCTATGATAACAATATACCATAGCAACGAGTAGATTGGTTTGtgtacttttttatatattacttttagaGTTCTCCTAACAGTTGGTGTTTGTGTGGTTTGGATAGGTGAAAATGAAGAGTGGTTGCCTAAAGGGTTTGAGGAGCGGACTACAGGAAAAGGGTTGATAATACGCGGATGGGCTCCCCAAGTGCTGATACTTGACCACATAGCAATAGGAGGATTTGTGACGCATTGCGGATGGAACTCGACTATGGAGGGAATTGCCGCGGGACTACCTATGGTAACTTGGCCGATGGGTGCGGAACAGTTTTACAACGAGAAGCAATTGACAAAAGTTTTGAGAATAGGAGTGAACGTGGGAGCTACCGAGTTGGTGAAAAAAGGAAAGCTGATTAGTAGAGAGGAAGTGGAGAAAGCAGTGAGGGAAGTGATAGTTGGAGAAGAGGCAGAAGAAAGGCGGATATGGGCTAAGAAGCTAGGCGAGATGGCTAAAGCCGCTATGGAGAAAGGAGGGTCTTCTTATAATAATGTTAACAAGTTTATGGAAGAGTTGAATGGTCGAAAGTAAAAAAGACAGAACATGTTTAATGTTGCATTGATGTGAGATTGTTTTCTTGACTTTGTGTATCTTTTGAAGTTCCTGTAATACATGAGAACATTAGCTTTAGCCACTGTTTGGTTAGAGAAAGTATGTGGTGTGTTCTCAATTACTTTTGAAGAGTTTAATTGTACGTCACTTGTCTTCAATGGTCTAATGATTTTTCTAAGCATTGGTGAAGTAAAGTTCTAAAAAAATGGCCTCTTGAttgtcacaaaaacaaaaactactaAAGAGAAATTGGCAACTTGATTGAAAGATAACAATGTTGTGGGCCTTGTGGCATAGAAAAATTAAGgcatacaaattattattaccGTGACAGTTGTCTTctacaaattttgtattattaattaaaaataaagaagaaaggTAGCTAAGAGGGGAGCCTAGGACAGCACCATATAGACCCATTGAGACAAGTGACGTCCTGCAAAATCTCACAACTAAATTATTGACAGAGATGATTCATTCTATAAAGCaccaaactttttattttagtaatttttcttatagaaagaaaaaaatcatatctttccaaagttttttttttattattacaataacttattattatgtaagagatttttggtaaaaaatttgTCACATGAAATCTGTACGTCTCTgaatccttctcttcttctcttcctctcttcctcaTCCATTGCTtatgtgcttcttcttcttcttcgtctttctcTACGTATTCTGAGaaaagtttgctttttttttttgtttgttgtgataATCGAAACAGACTGGAACCTAAAGAATCGTGCAGAGGAGAGGACACCACCACCCCACAAATTGAAACTAccaaaagttttttaatttgatttcaaTTGAAACTTTTGAGGCCTATTTGATTCTCTTGGGATATTTGCAGGTACCATTTCTCTCAATCTTatgaaaaaaaactcacctttttgttttcgttttgtcTCTAATTGGGTGTTTGGTTGTCCAGATCGTTGTGATTTTGGTTTGGGATTTTGATGCATTGCAATAGCTGGACGGATCGGGATTGACCCACTTAAGGTTTTCATCTcaagatttgaaattttcaaCTTTGGCATTGGATTTGTAAGTAacttgattttggtttggtattgAAACAGAAAATGTGCTTCTCATGGTTCTTTTGTGATTATGTAATTAGTATCAGAACTCCTATGGTTTTTAGTTCTCAATGCTAGTTATTGAAGAAGTTTGACAATATTTATTTACTCTTTGTTGTGTCAAAAATGAGCATAGctgttatatatacacattttgttAATCTTTTGATTGGAGTTTTATGTTGAAGAATCCATTAATGAAGTTTACAAGTTAAGCAGAAGTGGTAGTTTGCTAGTTCTCTTTAGGAGTTTCTTTATTGTTACTTTGTTAGTTGTTACTCTAATGTATGTCAACTAGTTTGATGAGGTTTTGGTTCTTAGTTCCTCATTTGACTTTTGTGTGAAAGTTTCTGATCTTACCTTTTTCTTGTACCATAATGCAGAAGCTATAGTTGGAGCCTGAGCGAAGCCTGAAGCTAGAGAAAGCTGGTTGGCCTCCTATGATAGTAATGGTAAATGGGGTGCTCTTGTTTCAGTTGTGTTACTTCTTTTCTTAAGTTCTCTCATTTATGGATTTCTAACGCATGTTTATTTTATTGTCTGCTTTCGTTTTTGTGACTCTAGGTCTCGTCAGTACCCTTGTAACTTCAGATCTATTTACTGGAAAGTGTTTGTGTTCTAGTCAAAGGTATGAATCCAATGCAAGGGCCACGGAGTAATGGTGGTTCATCTACTGATGTGAACCAGGCAGATGGTGAATCGATTTACTGCACAGAGACCAATTTGAGTAACATTCTGAATCCAGCAGACACTGGGTTTCCAAACAATAGTATTCCTTCAGGACGACCAACTTACGCTAGTTCGAGTTCTCATGCTGCTCAAGAACATAACTGGTGGAGGTTGGGTGAATCCAGTTCTTCTGATCAGGTCAATTCCATTGGAATGAAGACAAATCACCAGCTGCCTCAAGATGCTTCTCATCACTTTGTTGGCTATGGATCTGAGGGAAGGCAATTAGGTTTGAATAGTATGTTGGTACATGGAGAGGTTCATGCTGGCAGTCACATCAGAAATGGGCCTTCTTTCTTGCGCGGTTCAAGCTCTAATCCTATCACACAGCATGTAGATATGAGTATGGACATGGATAGCGATAATTGTATTGCGCAGACTTCCGGGGTAGTTAACCGTCATAATAGCTATGGGAGTTCTTTAGGAAGCTCAATCCAGGCTGCTGGGGAGAGTAGCAGTGGTCCTGCTTCTTCATTTGGTGGTTGGGGTTCATCCTGCAAAAGAAAAGCTCTTGAAGGATCCCCTAGTCATTCTTTATCTGGTGAAACTCCTAACCGCCTTGTTCAGAGTGAAAATAGTGCTTCGCATAGAGGTCTTGCTCAATATGGTGCTTCAAGTAGCTTAAGTTTGGCTACACCCTCACAAAGTTCTCCAAATGTTACTAATCATTTTGGCCGGACAGAACAAATGTTTGGATCTGGTGGTGGAAGAGCAGTTGCAGCCAGTGCTTTTCATTCTACAAGGAACACTGACACCTTATCTAGAGCTGGTAGACGATCAAATCCCAGGCAGCCTCAGGAGTCCATAGCATTCAGCATATCACATGCTGGAACTTCTGTGCCTCCCACTGGTTCTTTGCAACAGAATTTACCATTAAACGCTCCTTTTGTAGATCCTATAGATGTGAGATCAACACCAATTACTAGTGGAAGCACTGGTGAGAATCAGACAAATATAGTCCACCTCCCTGCTTTGACCAGAAATATACACCAATTTGCTTGGGATGCTTCTTTCAGTTCCAGAGCTAGCAGTTCCTCGGGTATTGGGATGCCTGCAGAACAAGTAGAACCACAGTGGGAAACATCGAGAAGCAACCCAGAGCAGCCCTTGTTTGTACCTGCAACTGACATGAGACATCCAGAGCATGATCTTTGGAGTTTCACACATGGATACCCTGGTTCATCTATAGATCCTCCATTTGTTCCTCGAGCAGGACCGAGTTCAGATATTCATGTGCCACAGCCTAGTCCCTCATGGATTCCTCCTCAGAGTGCCTCACTAAATATTCCATCGAGAACATCAGAACTTTCTCCTTGGTCTTTATTTCCTAGTATTGAATCTCAATCTGCTAGTCATGGTGCCTCTCTTCCGTTATTACCCGCAGGCCCTTCTGTTCCGTCCAATGAGGTGACAGTGCCATCGGGTTCTAGTAGCCGGAGCCATCGCTCACGGCAAAGAAGATCAGGGATGTTATTGGAGAGACAAAATGAACTTCTCCACCGTCACTTAGGGAGGAGCTTAGCTGCTGACAGTAATGgaagaaatcaaattatttCCGAGGTATGGCTTCTATAAAATACTGACTCTTCTATGATAGTTTGCTCGATGCTATATATGAGTCTTTGTAGCATCTTTCACTATCTTTCATTATCCAATGGTTTGATAGGATAATCCTTCCCACCTAAGTATCACATGTTATGAATAAATGGGAGTTAAAGGTGTGCATTTTTAGGATGTTATGTGTGTCTGATTGAAACTCAgggagtttttttgtttagttggtcttctttttgttttaagggTTTCTTGTGATTTATTTGTAGAATCTAAATAGGCTTGAGTACGTACCTGTTGGGTGTGAATTGATCTGGTTTTGTACTTTTTGTGGTCTAACTTTATATAGATGTAGATTTTTACAAATTGATTCGTGCATTGTCtgcttttaagctttttttgccaattatttttaatatatgtctCTTCGGAAAGTTATAACTTTAACTATATGAGAGCTAGAGCTAGAGCAGTTTGATGCACTCTGATATGACTTCCATATAAAACCATTTTGATGTCTTACGATTTGTGAATGCTTGTTACCTTCTAGTTTATATACCTTCTTTGCAACTGCTCGTGAAATTTGATAAAATGTGTGTTTGCAGTTTGTACGTTATAGTTGGAgatgtatttaattttgatgCACTTCGATAAGTATTTTAATAGTGAGTTGCTCTTATTCCTGTATTTTTTCGCAGATACGTCAGGTGTTGCACGCCATGAGAAGGGGGGAGAATTTACGTGTTGAGGTATGATTTTGAC comes from Camelina sativa cultivar DH55 chromosome 19, Cs, whole genome shotgun sequence and encodes:
- the LOC104766721 gene encoding UDP-glycosyltransferase 73B4-like, whose product is MNREKIHILFFPFMAHGHMIPVLDMAKLFASRGAKSTLLTTPINAKILEKPIEAFKVQNPDFEIGIKIFNFPCVELGLPEGCENGDFINSYQKSDSGDLFVKFILSTKYMKHQLENFIETTKSSALVADMFFPWATESAEKFGVPRLVFHGTSVFALCCSYNMRIHKPHKKVATSSTPFVIPGLPGEEIVMTTDQANVVFDEESPFGKFWKEVRESEISSFGVLVNSFYELESAYADFYSSSVVKRVWHIGPLSLSNKEFAEKAGRGKKATIDEEECLKWLDSKTPGSVVYMSFGSRTSFTNEQLLEIASGLESSGQNFIWVVRKNENQGENEEWLPKGFEERTTGKGLIIRGWAPQVLILDHIAIGGFVTHCGWNSTMEGIAAGLPMVTWPMGAEQFYNEKQLTKVLRIGVNVGATELVKKGKLISREEVEKAVREVIVGEEAEERRIWAKKLGEMAKAAMEKGGSSYNNVNKFMEELNGRK
- the LOC104766722 gene encoding E3 ubiquitin-protein ligase MBR1-like (The sequence of the model RefSeq protein was modified relative to this genomic sequence to represent the inferred CDS: added 15 bases not found in genome assembly): MNPMQGPRSNGGSSTDVNQADGESIYCTETNLSNILNPADTGFPNNSIPSGRPTYASSSSHAAQEHNWWRLGESSSSDQVNSIGMKTNHQLPQDASHHFVGYGSEGRQLGLNSMLVHGEVHAGSHIRNGPSFLRGSSSNPITQHVDMSMDMDSDNCIAQTSGVVNRHNSYGSSLGSSIQAAGESSSGPASSFGGWGSSCKRKALEGSPSHSLSGETPNRLVQSENSASHRGLAQYGASSSLSLATPSQSSPNVTNHFGRTEQMFGSGGGRAVAASAFHSTRNTDTLSRAGRRSNPRQPQESIAFSISHAGTSVPPTGSLQQNLPLNAPFVDPIDVRSTPITSGSTGENQTNIVHLPALTRNIHQFAWDASFSSRASSSSGIGMPAEQVEPQWETSRSNPEQPLFVPATDMRHPEHDLWSFTHGYPGSSIDPPFVPRAGPSSDIHVPQPSPSWIPPQSASLNIPSRTSELSPWSLFPSIESQSASHGASLPLLPAGPSVPSNEVTVPSGSSSRSHRSRQRRSGMLLERQNELLHRHLGRSLAADSNGRNQIISEIRQVLHAMRRGENLRVEDYMVLDPLIYQGMTDLHDRHREMRLDVDNMSYEELLALGERIGDVSTGLSEEVILKAMKQHKHTSSSAELHQDIIEPCCICQEEYVEGDNLGTLKCGHEFHKDCIKQWVMIKNLCPICKTEALKTP